Proteins encoded together in one Thermophilibacter immobilis window:
- a CDS encoding YgeY family selenium metabolism-linked hydrolase yields MARELDYELIKKTAEGYRKDMTAFLRAMIAIPSESAEEEGVIRRIKQEMEKLDFDEVQIDGLGNVIGFMGTGDKIMCLDGHIDTVGIGNRDNWTHDPYEGYETDDLIYGRGGSDQEGGLCASVYAAKMMKDLDLIPEGYKVMVSGDVMEEDCDGLCWQYIVNKDGIRPEFVISTEPTDGGIYRGHRGRMEIRVDVRGVSCHGSAPERGDNAIYKMADVVNDVRELNNNGYAESTQIKGLAKMLDPKFNPDHYEDARFLGRGSCTVSQIFYTSPSRCAVADSCAISIDRRMTAGETWEGCLEEVKNLPAVKKYGDDVKVTMYMYDRPAWTGEVYETECYFPTWINKESAPHVKALVDAHKALFGDKRIGCEASMDLRNRPLVDKWTFSTNCVAIQGRYGIPCVGFGPGAESQAHAPNEITYKDDLVTSAALYVAALNLYDGSAASDDDATEFRADLTDNDIK; encoded by the coding sequence ATGGCAAGGGAACTGGACTACGAGCTCATCAAGAAGACCGCCGAGGGCTACCGCAAGGACATGACGGCATTCCTGCGTGCGATGATCGCCATTCCGTCCGAGAGCGCCGAGGAGGAGGGCGTCATCCGTCGCATCAAGCAGGAGATGGAGAAGCTCGACTTCGATGAGGTCCAGATCGACGGCCTCGGCAACGTCATCGGCTTCATGGGCACCGGCGACAAGATCATGTGCCTCGACGGCCACATCGACACCGTGGGCATCGGCAACCGCGACAACTGGACGCATGACCCCTACGAGGGCTACGAGACCGACGACCTCATCTACGGCCGCGGTGGCTCCGACCAGGAGGGCGGCCTGTGCGCCTCCGTCTACGCCGCCAAGATGATGAAGGACCTCGACCTCATCCCCGAGGGCTACAAGGTCATGGTCTCCGGCGACGTCATGGAGGAGGACTGCGACGGCCTCTGCTGGCAGTACATCGTCAACAAGGACGGCATCCGCCCCGAGTTCGTCATCTCCACCGAGCCCACCGACGGCGGCATCTACCGTGGTCACCGCGGCCGCATGGAGATCCGCGTCGACGTCCGCGGCGTGTCCTGCCACGGCTCCGCGCCTGAGCGCGGCGACAACGCCATCTACAAGATGGCTGACGTCGTCAACGACGTGCGTGAGCTCAACAACAACGGCTATGCCGAGTCGACCCAGATCAAGGGCCTGGCCAAGATGCTCGACCCCAAGTTCAACCCCGACCACTACGAGGACGCTCGCTTCCTCGGTCGCGGCAGCTGCACCGTCTCGCAGATCTTCTACACGAGCCCGAGCCGCTGTGCCGTGGCCGACTCCTGCGCCATCTCCATCGACCGCCGCATGACCGCCGGCGAGACCTGGGAGGGCTGCCTCGAGGAGGTCAAGAACCTTCCGGCCGTCAAGAAGTACGGTGACGACGTCAAGGTCACCATGTACATGTACGACCGTCCAGCTTGGACCGGTGAGGTCTACGAGACCGAGTGCTACTTCCCGACCTGGATCAACAAGGAGAGCGCGCCGCACGTCAAGGCCCTCGTCGACGCCCACAAGGCCCTCTTCGGCGACAAGCGCATCGGCTGCGAGGCCTCCATGGACCTGCGCAACCGTCCCCTCGTGGACAAGTGGACCTTCTCGACTAACTGCGTCGCCATCCAGGGTCGCTACGGCATCCCCTGCGTGGGCTTTGGTCCTGGCGCCGAGAGCCAGGCGCACGCGCCCAACGAGATTACCTACAAGGACGACCTCGTGACCTCTGCCGCC